DNA from Ficedula albicollis isolate OC2 chromosome 22, FicAlb1.5, whole genome shotgun sequence:
ggagcatcGGGATAAGTGATGGAatgtgcagcactgggatgagctgcagagcctggaaaatggagcagtgggacaggcagtgctgggacaggtgaTCCTGGGACACCTGAATATGGTGCATCCAGCCTGGAAAACGCATTTCCTTCAAAAATCACATCTCACCTGCACGACAGTGCTGGGTCGCACGGTGCTTGGACCAGGACGTGGAGATGGGAGATGCTGGGACGTCATGACACACCGTGCTGGGACGTGTGACATTGGCATCTGGAATTGCCAGGATGTGCAATCCTGGGACCTGCAGTCCTGGGACACACAGCAGCCACCCTGACGTGCCACACCAGGATAAAGGATGGTGGCATGAGCCACACCAGGATAAAGGATGGTGGCATGTGCCACACCAGgacacccagcccagcccagcaccagccagggctTCTCCAGCAGCgcttttcccccttcccaggGAAGTCTCCGCAATTGGATTGATCCCTCTGGAGAAGAGGAGCGGAAATCCTCTCATGAACACCCTTAATTGGACATCAGGGGATCCCCTGGCCCCTTGTCTTCCGGGGTCTGGGGGCTCCCAGAGGGATGagctccagcagggaaggggTTATCCCTGGTTTTAATTGGCTGGTAACAAGGACCCAGGACTGGCTCTAATCTCTCTGGAATGTGACCGATTTTCaactattttcttctcttttttttttttttttttttttttttttttttttttgatacttttttgctgctgtttcacagctCAGATCCCCACGTGGGGGGACAGTgggggctgtgtcccagctggagccaagggatggggaggaaaaagaggggaGGGGGGAGTCATTTTTCCACATCACCACTGAACCATTCACCAGCTCCCCCCGCTTTGTATAATTTGAAAGAGTCCccccctcttcctccccctcccttcccctttcccttctccaggctcctGAAATGGCCTCGAAATGAGAAtcagccgggggggggggggggggggggggggggggggggggggggggggggggggggggggggggggggggggggggggggggggggggggggggggggggggggggggggggggggggggggggggggggggggggggggggggggggggggggggggggggggggggggggggggggggggggggggggggggggggctcagggagccCCTTGGGGTGTGggggggcagctcctgccctgtcctgggcacagctgcagggggaCACGGTGGGGGAGCACCAGGGGTCTCATCCGGTGCCTAGGGACACGCgggggtccccagtgccaccccagcgTGGCTGCAAGCGTGGCCAGGGAGCTGTTGGGACATTTTGGCTGCCCTGGCATTGTGGATCTCCTGCAtttttggggagcagctccttcatGGCAGTGAGCCCACGAGTGACAGGGAACCTGGGGGGACAGTGAGCCCACGGGTGATGTGGGGCAGCAGGTCAGGGTGAGCCTGGGGTCGTGGGGCCACCCACATTCCAAGCGTGCTCTggtgtcccagcccctgcagcagctgccaggggatGGATCCCGTTGTGGCACCTGTGGGATTATCCCAAAAGTCTCCCtgtgggggcactgggagcgtggtgctggagcatccctgtgccaggatgCCGTGGGAAGTGGCCCCGTGGCACCTGGGTCAGGCAGTGAGGCAGGTTTTTGGGGATCCCgtgtgccagcagctgtgggaatggTTGGATTGTGAGGAATCCTCATCAGCTTTGTggctgtgcagtgccagggggTCCTGGGAGGGGGTCCTTGGGTGCCAGCAGGAGATGGGGTGATGGAGGGGGCTGGAAATGGAGGGTTcctggaggcagagggaggagacCGAAGGTGCAGGGAGGGGTCCTGgaaacacagggacagggtATCAATAACACAGCTGGAGATACTGGAAATGGAGGGGGAGTGCTGCAGGTACAGGTGTGGGGTGCAGAAGGGGCGTGCTGGAgacaggggacagccagaggtgctgcagagggCACATGGGACACTTTGGGGGTGATAGGAGGCAGTGTGGGGGAAGGAGCCCCCCAGCCCTTGAAGGAAGGGTTCATGCTCCCCCAGACTCCTCCTGggttttccttccagctgcctcagctcaGGAAGTTCTGTATTtggggaaattcctgcaggcagctgctccagccacgTTCTCACATTCTCGAGCCCTGGCATCTCCAGGgaccctccctccctccctcctgctgtctTTGGGAAATGCTTCTGTCCCCCAAGCACTGCACAAAGCACCTGTCTTTGGGGGTGCCGAGGAGAcaccccagtgtcccagtgagATGTTAACccagaaaagggagaaaaacccccaaaacctctTTGCCACCAGCCCATGGGTTGGGGTGTTCTCAGCTGGGTATGCAGGCGAGGCCAGGGAATATTTTGGGGTCAGAGGGTTGTTTCAGAGCTAGGAAATATTTTGGGATTGGGGGGGAAGTTTTGGGGCCAAGGAATCTTTTGGGGATAGGGGTTTTTTGGAGGGCTGTAGGACTGTTTTAGGGCTGAGTGGGATGTTTCAGGGTTGGCTGAGGGGTGCTTTGGGactgggggtgttttggggtcaAAGGGTGTTtgaggccagggctggggtgatttggggctggaggggatGTTTCAGGACTGGTGCAGTGTAGTGGGGCAGGAGTTTTTTTGGGGCCAGGGGTATCCAAGGCTCTTGGAGGGCATTGTGCCATCCCTTCCACAGTACCTGCAGATGAAGTGGCCACTGCTGGACGTGCCGACCGGGGCCACGCTGAAGGACAACCGCTCGCCCTCACCCGCCCACCTGGTAAGAGCAGCCCCTTCCCGTGGGGTGGCGGCTTCCCAGCACCCCCACGACCCTGACGGTCGGGGAATCTGAGAGTGGTTCGGgctggaaaggatcttaaagacCAAAGTGGCACAatccagggacaccttccattgAGCCAGGTGGCCACGAGCTGCCTGGGGCAGTCGCAGGGCGGGGCAGCCGTGGGGGGTGGTGCTGCCCAGCCGCCCGGGGCCAGGTGGCCACGAGCTGCCTGGGGCAGTCGCAGGGCGGGGCAGCCGTGGGTGGTGGTGCTGCCCAGCCGCCCGGGGGGGCTCCTGGAGGGTGGCCCGGGTCCCTGCCACGCGCTCTCCCCACAGTCCAACAAGGTCCCGGTGGTGCAGCACGCCCACCACGTGCACCCGCTGACGCCGCTCATCACCTACAGCAGCGAGCCCTTCCCGCCGGGATCGCCGCCCGGCCACCTCTCCCCGGAGATTGACCCCAAGACGGGTGAGCCGGGGCTGGGGGACACCGGCTTGCTTGGGGACAGCACCAGTGGtgtgggggagcagagggaacagcggggaatgtgctgggagcagggggctCGGCCTTTGCCTCCCGGGTGGTCTCAACCCGTCTGGGACGGGGCTGGGGGGTCCTTGCCCGGTGACAGGCCGTGTTGGGGAtccccccagggctctgcagtggctgtttcagctctgcccagcctgggctgatggGTGCTGACGGAGATGGGCCGCTCAAGGGAGGGtgctgggatggaaatggggtgCTCAGAGGAAAGGCGCTGGGGGGCTCCCAGGCTGCCGTGCCCCTGTTCTGACCTCCCTCCTTGCTCCCTCTGCCCCTCGCAGGGATCCCACGGCCGCCGCACCCCCCCGAGCTGCCCTCCTATTACCCGCTGTCGCCTGGAGCCGTGGGGCAGCTCCCACACCCGCTGGGCTGGCTCGTGCCACAGTAAGGATGGACTGGCCCTGCCATGGGgtccctggggatcctgggaGCCCCACTGGTGACTCAGaccctccttctcctgctccttctcctcccactTTACCCACTTTTCCCACAAGctcagcaggatgctgcaggctcctgtggggggtgggaagggagcgACTCCCTACTGCTGAAAAATTTGGGAATCTTGCAGATGGAAATCAGCTGAAAACCAGTTCAGGGGTGCCCATGAACTGGCAAGGGATCGTTTTTCCCCCTGAAACCCGTGTTTTTGTAGGCAAGGCCAGCCCGTGTACTCCATTCCTGCTGGTGGCTTCCGGCACCCGTATCCAGCCCTTGCCATGAATGCCTCCATGTCCAGGTGGGTCTTGGAGGGGGAGGGACCCTCATGGGtaccccagagctggcactggggtttGGGACACTTGGCTGCACACAGAGCATGGGCAGAGACCACTCTCAGGAGATCAGAGTGGTCTCCTTGGCTGAAAATGCGCCCAGAGGCCATGGTTGGTCCCCATGGGTGGAGGAGTGGGACATGCCATGGGCTCAGGGCATCACTTGGGCTGGATCAGTGTCTCCATCTCAAAGCTGGAGTGGGATCTGGGGGCTTTCAGGTGCACTCAGGGTCTCCAGCATGGCTTTGGGTAATGCAGcgtggatttggggtttgcagAGCGGATTTGGGGTTTCTAGGGTGGATTGGGGTAGcattgttttggggtttccagGGTGCATTTGGGATTGCAGCATGTTCTCGGGGTTTCCAACTCAACCGAGTTGAGGCAGGTGGTCTGTCAGCCCAGGAGGTTCTCTGGGGGTCTTTGGCTGCCTGTGTAGAGCTGACCACCCCTCCCGTCCTCTCCCCCCGCTGCAGTTTGATGTCCAGCCGCTTCTCCCCGCACATGGTCCCGCCACCCACGCACGGGCTGCACCCCTCAGGCATCCCACACCCCACCATCGTCGCGCCCATCGTCAAGCaggagccctcccagcccagcgccagccctgcaggcagctcgTGAGTGggggccaggctggctgtggggaTGGGGGCTCGTCTTTGGGGTCCTGACCTCCGCTCCCACTCCTTGCAGGAAATCCCCTGTGGcagtgaagaaggaggaggagaagaaaccCCACATCAAGAAGCCTCTCAATGCCTTCATGCTGTACATGAAGGAGATGAGGGCCAAGGTGGTGGCCGAGTGCACGCTGAAGGAGAGCGCCGCCATCAACCAGATCCTGGGCCGGCGGGTACGGTGGGGATCCCCCCATCGGGGACCCCTCAGACCCCCagcttcccttctccctgtggGTCAGACCTGGGGCATTGCCAGCCCAGGGAGTCCCGGGGGTGCTGGTGAcctgggtggcactgggatggggagggatggagctCAGGGTCAGCAGTGTGAATTTGGGGATTCCAGCTGGCTTTGGGGTTTCCAGTGTGTGGCTTTGAGGTCTCCAGCGTGGCTCTGGGTGTCCTAGCATGTATTTAGTGTTTCTGGTGTGCATCTGGGGACTCTGGCCTGGCTCTGGGGTCTCCAGTGTGAATGTGGGggttcccagcctggctttggggcTCCCAGAGcggctctgggctctgcagcacgCTCTCCCCCACAGTGGCACTCGCTGTCACGGGAGGAGCAGGCCAAGTACTACGAGCTGGCGCGGAAGGAGCGGCAGCTGCACTCGCAGCTCTACCCGACCTGGTCAGCGCGGGACAACTACGTACGTGTAGTGTGGCCCCTGAGCCGGCCCCTTCCCggccctgcctgctgggagggGGCTGCCTGCGCTCGGGGGGCAGCGtttggggtgctggtgctgAGTCCCTGCAGATGCTCTGGGCCACCACCAGCCCTGTTTCCCCCCAGAGCCAAAAGTCACGGAAGGGGCCAAAATCCTCTTTTGCAGGGCAAGAAGAAGAAGCGGAAGCGCGAGAAGCTggcgcagcagcagcagcagcagcagccgagccacgagggggggggggggggggggggggggggggggggggggggggggggggggggggggggggggggggggggggggggggggggggggggggggggggggggggggggggggggggggggggggggggggggggggggggggggggggggggggggggggggggggggggggggggggggggggggggggggggggggggggggggggggggggggggggggggggggggggggggggggggggggggggggggggggggggggggggggggggggggggggggggggggggggggggggggggggggggggggggggggggggggggggggggggggggggggggggggggggggggggggggggggggggggggggggggggggggggggggggggggggggggggggggggggggggggggggggggggggggggggggggggggggggggggggggggggggggggggggggggggggggggggggggggggggggggggggggggggggggggggggggggggggggggggggggggggggggggggggggggggggggggggggggggggggggggggggggggggggggggggggggggggggggggggggggggggggggggggggggggggggggggggggggggggggggggggggggggggggggggggggggggggggggggggggggggggggggggggggggggggggggggggggggggggggggggggggggggggggggggggggggggggggggggggggggggggggggggggggggggggccgtcCCCTCCCCGCTGTACATTGCAGAAGCCACAATCAAGATTCAAACGCAGCCAAAACCATTATTGGTCAATATTTGACCCTTTCTGAACTCTTTGGAAGCAGTCTCTGGAGGAAGGAGGCTctggaggaagagctgctgccagcagtcaACCTAAAgactgtttttattaaaaaaaaaaaaaaaaaggaaaaaaaataatgcaatagACCCTCCACAAGCTGCCGACGATGGGAATCTCCGTGGGATGAGCTGAGTGCCCATCGCTGCCGTGGGGCGCGGGGATGAAACCCTCACGGTGATGCCAGCACCAAACATGGCAGGTGTTGACTGGAACTGTCACTCCATCCCGGATCCAGGAGCAGGAatgcctccagctgctcccaaatcctcccGTCCTGCTGccatgcccagctctgtcctggcaaGGAGCTGGATCCTGCCCCGGGGATGCTGCTTCGTcggtgctgctcctgcctgcgGTCgtgctggggtgggcagggtctggggctgagccctgggaggggTTGTGTTTTTATCACCTCAAAATCCTGTTATTTttcacaaaaggaaataaaactacAGCTGCAGCTCACTGTG
Protein-coding regions in this window:
- the TCF7L1 gene encoding transcription factor 7-like 1 — encoded protein: MFQDWCSVVGQEFFWGQGYPRLLEGIVPSLPQYLQMKWPLLDVPTGATLKDNRSPSPAHLSNKVPVVQHAHHVHPLTPLITYSSEPFPPGSPPGHLSPEIDPKTGIPRPPHPPELPSYYPLSPGAVGQLPHPLGWLVPQQGQPVYSIPAGGFRHPYPALAMNASMSSLMSSRFSPHMVPPPTHGLHPSGIPHPTIVAPIVKQEPSQPSASPAGSSKSPVAVKKEEEKKPHIKKPLNAFMLYMKEMRAKVVAECTLKESAAINQILGRRWHSLSREEQAKYYELARKERQLHSQLYPTWSARDNYGKKKKRKREKLAQQQQQQQPSTYMKLHRGLPKPRPQTEQTPPHRYGHAHAGASTAPFSAPPLRGPSLARRLKSRPVPLSLRPPGSSRQLPAAARSREIRARKRR